GGAAGGCCGTGTCGGGCATCCGCAGCGGGCGGAAGATCCGCTCGGCCATGAAGTCGCCCAGCCGCTGGCCGGTCAGCTTCTCGACGATGTAGCCCTGGATGTCGACCGAGCTGGAGTAGCGCCACTGGGTCCCCGGCTGGAAGGCCAGCGGGATCTGGGCGGTGCGCTGGATCATCTCGTGCGTCGAGGACGCCGAGAGCACCTGCTTCTCGCGGTAGAGCTTGTCCACCGGATGCTCTTCGGCCAGGCCGTACCCGAAGCCGGCGGTATGGGCCATCACCTCGCGCATGGTGGGCGGGCGGCCTAGGTCCTCCAGGATCGGCTGGCCGTTCCCGTCCACGCCCTTCAGCACCTTCAGGTCCTTGAACTCGGGGACGTAGCGGGTGACCGGGTCGTCCAGGCGCCAGCGGCCCTCCTCGAACAGGATCATCATCGCCACGCCCGTGACCGGCTTGGTCATGGAGTAGATGCGGAAGATGGTGTCGGGGGTCATCGGCTCGCCCGTGGCGAGGCTCTTCTTCCCGTAGGTCTTGAACGAGACCACCTTGCCGTGGCGGGCGAGGAAGGTGGTCATGCCGGCCACCCGGCCGCTCTCCACGACCTTCGCCATGTAGGCGTCGAGCCGGGCCAGCCGGGCGGAATCGAAGCCGACGGCCTCGGGCGCGACGGCCTGGGACAGCTCCAGGGCGGCCGGCGCCTTCTTCGGCGCGGCCCAGGTCCCATGGGCGGGCGCCAGGACCAGGGCCACCGCGGTCATCGCCCCCACCATTCTGGCCGCCGCAGAGTTTCGGTTCACGTGCATCGGATCTTTCCCCCCATACTCATCGTTCGAGCGGCACCTTAGGCGCGGGGGGCCCGCCGGCAAAGCGCGGGGGCGTTTCAGGAGCGCAACGCGGCGGGCTAACCTCGCGCCCATGAAGCGACTCCTGATCGTCTGGCACTCGCGCACGGGGACGGCGCAGGCCATGGCCGCCGCCGCCGAGGAGGCCGCCCGGGCCGAGGCGGGCGTCGATGTGCGCCGGCTGCGGGCGGCGGAGGCTGAGGCGGCGCACCTGCTGGACGCCGACGGCTATCTCTTCGCCGCGCCCGAGAACCTCGCGGCCCTGTCGGGCGAGATGAAGGAATTTCTCGACCGGACCTACTATCCCTGCCTCGAGCGGCTGAACGGGCGGCCCTACGCGGCCCTGATCGCCGCCGGCAGCGACGGCGACGGCGCCGCGCGGCAGCTCGCCCGCATCTGCACCGGCTGGCGGCTGAAGGCCGTGGCCGAGCCCTACATCCTCAACATGCGCGCCCAGACCCCCGAGGCGATCCTGGCGCAGAAACACCCGACCGAAGCCGACCTCGCCCCCGCGCGCGAGCGCGGCGCGGGCCTGGCGGCGGGGCTGGCGATGGGGGTGTTCTAGGGGGGTCTCCCTGCCCCACGACCGCACCCTCCTCCCCCGTCGGGGGAGGAGGACCATGCGCAGCATGGTGGTGGGGGCCTGCCGGAAGCTCGGCGGATGGGGCCGGCCCCCTCCACCGCTTCGCGTCCCCCTCCCCCGCTTTCGCGGGGGAGGTTCGCGCGCGGCTCGGCTAGCCGAACAGGAAGTCGCCCTGGGCGAGGCCGCGGGTGCTGCCGACCAGGATGATGAGGTCGGCGTCGCCGTCGAGGTCGACGGTGATGGCGGTGGCGGTCCAGCTGACGTCGGCGAAGGTGACGTCCTCCAGGCCCGAGAGGTCGATCAGCTCGCCCTTCTGGTAGTCGGCGATGGTCTCGGTCCCGGCCTCGGTGAAGACGAAGACGTCCTTGCCCGTGCCGCCGATCAGGACGTCGTCGCCCTCGCCGCCGTGCAGGGTGTCGGTCCCGGTGCCGCCCTCGAGGGTGTCGGCGCCCTCGCCGCCCCGCAGGTCGTCCTGGCCCGTCTCGCCCATCAGCCGGTCGTCGCCGGCGCGGCCGATGAGGGTGTCGTCGCCGGTCCCGCCCTTGAGCAGGTTGCCGACGGCGTTGCCCATCAGGGCGTCGTCGCCCTGGCCGCCGGTGGCGTTCTCGATCACCACGCCGCCGGCGATGGTGAAACCGCCGAACACGCCGTTCACGAACGAGACGACCCCGCCGCCGGTGGGCGTGTAGTCGAGCGTGGCGGCCAGGAGGTCGATGTGGGCGTCGCGGCCGCCGCTGTAGGCGATCGTGTCGGTCCCGCCGGTGTCCCAGATGGTCTGGTAGTACGACCAGCGCTGCAGGGACTCGATCTGGTAGACGTCGTCGCCCGCGTTGTGGGCGTGGACGCCGTAGCGGGCCTGCAGGACGGCGATGTCGAAGGCGCCCAGGGTGCCCGACCAGCCCGAGCCCCAGGTCTTGGACGAGAACTCCAGCGTGCCGTCCGGGTGGGTCTGCCAGCCGTCGTTGTAGGACATGACGGTGTAGACGCCCTGGTTCAGGTCGTAGATGCCGAGCGAGCTGGAGTCGGAGACGCCCAGCATGATCTCGGAGCCGCCGCCGTTGTCGTGCGGGTGGGCGACGCCGTGGGCGTGACCGAACTCGTGCAGGACGACGCCGAACGAGAAGCCGCCGGGCTGGAGGCTGGCCGGGGCGGTGAAGCCGCCGCTGATCAGGTTGAAGATGCCGAGGCCCTGCAGGTCGCCCAGGCCCGGATCCTGCGGATAGAACTTGGCCCCGAAGTCCTGGTTGACGGTGGTCACCAGGCGGAAGGTCGCCTGCTCGATGTCGTCGGTGCGGACGTAGTTTATGCCGGTGATGGGGGTGTATTCCTGCAGGGCGCGCATGACGCCCTCGATCTGGAAGTCCTCCCAGCCGTAGGTGGTGATCGGGGTGACCCCGTCTGACTCCACCTCGCCGAAGCCGCCCTCCTCGGCCGCCGCGAAGTAGACGTAGGCGGTGGGCACGCCGTCGACCATGACGGTAGGGATGTTGTTCGCCGAGTCCCAGTTGAGGGATTCCAGCGGGTCGTAGTCGGTGGGGTCGGCGGCGGCGATGTCGAGGGTGTAGCCGCCGGTCATGGCCGCCTCGTAGCCCTCGACGCGCAGGTAGTAGGTCCCGTCCTCCTCGGGCATGAAGCCGAGGCCGGTCTCGTAGTTGACCGCCGCGCCGATCTGCACGCCGTCGGCGTCGTAGAGGCGCAGGATGCCGATGTTCTCGCCGGGCAGATAGGCAGGGTACTCGCCCGAACCGGCGATGCCGCCGGCGTAGGTGAAGGTGTAGAACTGCCCGCCGGTCAGCTCGACGCGGTACATGTCGCGGTCTCCGGGGGCGTCGAGGTGGCCGTAGGTGGTCCCGACCGTCGCCTCGAAGGCGCCGCCCAGGGTGGCGGGGGCGTCGGTGGCCGGGTTCGAGACCCAGACGTCCAGGGTGTAGCCGCCGGCGTCGCGGTAGTCCGGGTAGCCGGGGGCGCCGGGATCGAGGTGGTACCAGGAACTGGGCGCGACCAGGTACGTGCCGGTCGCCGTCGGCGTGAAGGTGATCATGGACGAGCGGCCGAAGCCGCCGTCGTCGTCGGCCGCGATGACATTGCCGCCGGAGTCGGCCAGCAGCAGGTACGGGTCCTCCATGCCGCCGGCCGCGGCGGGGCGCTGGGCGAAGGTGTAGGTCACCCCCGCCTGCAGGGTGAAGCCGTAGACGTCGAGCACCTCGGTCGAGAAGGAGTCGAGGAAGCGGATCGGCGGCTGGCCGTCGGCGGCCGGCAGGGCCGCGCCGATCGGGGTGAAGCCGCTCAGGCTGGGATGCAGGGGGGAAGACGTGTCAGGGCTGCCGCCGGACGGACGGAAGTCTTCCATCGTTGCTGGGCGCATGTGATTTCCCTATGAACAGGTTTCTTATCGGCCAAGATTTGCCTTGATTGCATAGGCATCATGGTTTCAGCGGTCCAGCAACAGGATTCGCAAAGACGCACCAAGTACATCTTTTGACATTTACTTAGGAGATGGGTGTGAGACGTACGCCACGGACTGCAGCGTTCATACTGCCCGTCGCGGTGCTGACGATGGCCTGGACGACCCCGCCCGGAACGGCCCAGCATGCAACCATAGATAGTCCTCCGCCAAGGGCGCACGCCGATGACAAAGTCGTGAGCGACGTAGCGAAAGGTCCGGCCGCGAGGTTCCCCACCCTCGACGCCTACCTCGCCTGGCTGGAGCAGCGAGCGAAGCTGGGCGGGTCGTGGTACCGCGAGGTCCGGCCGGGACTCTTCGAGCTGCAGGACGGCCATTTCCGGCCCGAGGGGGGCGATACCCGCCCGGACAAATCCAGGCGCACCTTCACCCGCCGGGAGCTGGCCGAGCGGTTCGGCTTCAAGGAGTAGCGGCGGCCTCAGTCGACGCCGTCGTCGCCCGGATCGGGGTCGCGGTCGCAGGCCGGCGGAGGATGCGGCCGGTCGGGCGGCTCGGCGGCGCCCGCCTCGGGGTCCGGAGGCCGGTCCTGCCCCCCGCGCCGCCTGACCCACGCCGAATAGGCGCCCCGCCTGCGGTTGCCGCTCGCCATCGTCCCCCCGCGCCGCGACTCTGCCTCGAGGATTGGGCGGCCCGGCCGCGCCGTCTGTCAGGTTCCCGACAGAGACCCGGCGCCCCGCCGGCGCCTGAAAAGCGCCCGACTCTCAAGGCCCGGTTGAGTCCGCAGGAAGAGGGTCCGCCGATGCCGAACGTCGTCTTCATCAGCCCCAAGGGCGGCGCCGGGAAGACCACCGCGGCGGTGGCGCTGGCGTTGGGGCTCGTCGAGCGCGGCCAGCGGGTGGCGATGATCGACGCCGACCCCAACAAGCCGCTGGTGCGCTGGGCCGAGCTGCCGAACCGCTGCGAGGGGATCAGCGTGCACCCGGCGCCGACCGTGCCCGACATCCGCGACGCCGCCCGCGAGGCCCAGCGGCGCGCGCCAGACTGGATCCTCCTGGACACCGAGGGGACCGAGCGCGGGGCGGTGGTGCTGGCGGCGCTGCGGCCCGACCTGGTGCTGACCCCGCTGGCCGGCTCGCAGCTGGACCTGGCCGAGGCGATCAAGGCGGCCGAGATGGTGCGCGCGTTCGGCCGGCGCGGCGGGCGCGAGGTCCCCCACCGGGCGCTGCTGACGCGCGTGCCGGCGGCGATCAAGCCGAAGATGCTGAGGAGCGTGGTCGAGCAGCTGCGCGCCGCGGGCGTGAAGATCCTGCCGACGCCGCTGCTGGAGAAGGAGGCGTTCCGGGCGCTGTTCCACATCGGCGCCGGGTTCGAGGCGCTGGAGATGAACGGCGTGTTCGGCGCGGCGGCGGCGCGGCAGAACACCGCGGCCTATGTGGCGGACGTGACGGCGCTGGTCGGCCCGGCCGAGCCCGGAGCGCGCGCGCCGGCCGCCGAGGCCCGGGCGTTCTAGGAGGGCGCCCTAGGCTGGCGCCCTAGACTCCGGGCTCCCGCCGGGCGCCCGGCAGGGGCCGCAGGCGGATCTTGTCGATGCGGCGGGCGTCCATCTGCAGCACCTCGGCCTCGAAGCGGCCGATGCGCACGACCTCGCCCGGCTCGGGCAGGCGCTCGAGCCGGTCCAGCACCAGGCCCGCGACGGTGTGGTACGAGCCGGCCTCGAAGTCGGTCTCCAGCGCCTCGTTGAGCTCGACGATGTCGACCCGGCCGTCCACCAGGAACGAGCCGTCCGGCAGGGCGGCGATGGCCGCGGCGGGACTGTCGTGCTCCTCGGGCAGGTCGCCGGCGATCATCTCCAGGAGGTCGGTGGGGGTGAGGATGCCCTCCAGCCCGCCGAACTCGTCGACCACGAAGGCCATGTGGTTCTTGGACGCCTTGAACTGCTCCAGCGCCCGCAGCATCGAGGTGGTCTCGGGGATGTAGAGCGGCTCCTGGGCCAGGGCCGACAGGTCGAGCGGCCCGCCGGCCAGCAGGGCGTCGGCCACGTCGCGCTTGTGCACCACGCCCAGCGGGCTGTCGAAGTCCTGGCCCTTGACCAGCACGAACCGCGAATAGGGGCAGGCCCGCACCTCCTCGCGCAGGGCCGCCGCGTCGGCTTCGGCCGAGACCCAGTAGACGTCCATCCGCGGCGTCATGGCCACCCGCACCGGCCGGTCCCCCAGGCGCATGACCTCGTGCATCATGGCCTCCTCCTGGGGCTCGATGACGCCGGCGCCCGTGCCCTCGGCGAGGACCGACTCCACCTCCTCCTGGGTCACGGCGGTGCCGTCGCGGTCGCGCACGCGCAGCAGGCCCAGCACCGTGGCGGTGGAGAAGGTCAGCAGGGTCACGAACGGCCCCATCGCCTTGGCCATCACCGCCAGCGGGCGCGCCACGATGGCGGCGATGGCCTCGGGATGGATCAGCGCCAGGCGCTTGGGCACCAGCTCGCCCAGGATCAGCGAGAAGTAGGTCAGCAGCACGACGACCACGCCGGTGGCGATCTGCTCGGACCAGGGGGCCAGCCAGGCGATCGTCTCCAGCCGCGTGTCCAGCTCGCCGGCGATGGTGGCCTGGCCGAAGGCGCCGGCCAGGATGCCGATCAGGGTGATGCCGACCTGCACGGCCGACAGGAAGCGCGTGGGCTCCTCGGCGAGCCGCAGGGCGGCCCGCGCCCCGCGGTCGCCGCGCTCGGCTCGGCCCTGCAGGCGCGCGCGTCGGGAGGAGACGACGGCCAGCTCGGACATGGCGAACAGGCCGTTGAGGAGGATCAGCAGGAAGACGACGGTGGTCGCAAGGAGCAGCATGGTCCGGACAGGATGGCGAGGCGAAAGCGCCCCGCCACAAGCCTAGCGCCCCCCGCGCCCGGACGCGACGCCGTTCGTCGCGCCTACGCCTTCGGCCGAAAGCGCTTGGTGGCGGGGAAGCCCTTGGGCGCGAGCTTGCCGGCGCCGGCCCGGCGGCCGGCCCATTCCTGCCAGCCGTCCCAGGCGCGGGTGCGGCCGGCGGCGTCGATCCAGGCGGCGCCCTCGGCGGCGTTGAACACCAGGGCGTCGCGCAGGCCGCCCTCGCGGTAGCTCTGCAGCTTCACGCCCTTGCCGCGCGGCATCTCGGGCAGCTCGGCGAGCGGGAAGACGAGGATCTTGCCGTTGTCGCCGACGACGGCGATCTGGTCGCCCGTGACCGGCAGGCAGACGGCGGCCCCCTCGCCCTTCTTCGCCGGATCGCCGGCGTTCAGCACCTGCTTGCCCGCGCGGCGGAAGGCGATGGCCTCCTCCTCGGGCAGGATGAAGCCGTAGCCCTGCTTGCTGGCCAGCAGCCGCTTGGCCCCCGGCTTGTGCGGGAAGACGTCGACGATGCCGACCTTGTCGTCGAGGTCGATCATCAGGCGCAGCGGCTCGCCGTGGCCGCGGGCGCCCGGCAGCTTGTCGCAGCCGAGGGTGAAGAAGCGGCCGTCCGAGGCGAAGATCAGCAGCTTGTCGGTGGTCTCGGCCGGGACCAGGAACTGCAGCTTGTCGCCCTCCTTGAACTTCAGCTCGGAGGGGTCCTCGATGCGGCCCTTGGCGGCGCGGATCCAGCCGCGCTCGGAGAGGATGATGGTGATCGGCTCGCGCACGATCATCGCCTCGATGGCGGCCTCGGCGTCAACCTGCGGGGCCTCGCCGAACGTCGAGCGGCGGTCGTTGAGCTTGCCCAGCTCGGCCTTCACGTGCCGCAGCCCCTCGCCCACCAGCTTCCACTGGGCCGCGTCGGAGGCCAGCATCTTCAGGATCCCGTCGCGCTCCTCGGCGAGCTCGGCGTGCTCGCGGCGGATCTCCATCTCCTCCAGCTTGGCGAGCTGGCGCAGGCGGGTGTTGAGGATGGCGTCGGCCTGGATCTCGCTGAGCGAGAAGGTCTCGATCAGCTTCTCCTTCGGCTTGTCCTCGTAGCGGACGATGCGGATCACCTCGTCGAGGTTGAGGTAGGCGATCATCAGGCCGTCGAGGATGTGGAGCCGGGCCTCGATCTTCTCCAGCCGGTGGCGGGCCCGGCGGACGAGCACCTCGCGGCGGTGGTCGAGGAACGCCTTCAGCGCCTGGCGCAGGTTCATCACGCCCGGCGTGCCGCGCGCGTCCAGGACGTTGAGGTTCACCGAGAACCGGGTCTCGAGGTCGGAGAGCTTGAACAGGCTCTCCATCAGCACCTCGGCCTCGACGTTGCGGCTCTTGGGCTCGAGGACGAGGCGCACGTCCTCGGCGGACTCGTCGCGCACGTCGCCCAGCAGCGGGGCCTTCTTGGCCTCGATCAGCTCGGCCAGCTTCTCGACCAGGTCGGCCTTCTTCACCTGGTAGGGGATCTCGGTGACGACGATCTGGTAGGTCCCCTTGCCGAGGTCCTCCTTCGTCCAGCGAGCCCGGACCCGCACGCCGCCGCGGCCGGTGGCGTAGGTTTCGGCCAGCGATTGCCGCGGCTCGACGATGACGCCGCCGGTCGGGAAGTCGGGGCCCTGGACGTGGGTCATCAGGGCCTCGGTGGAGGCCTCGGGATTCTCCAGCAGGAGCAGGCAGGCGTCGATCAGCTCGCCGGCGTTGTGCGGCGGGATTGAGGTGGCCATGCCGACGGCGATGCCGGTCGAGCCGTTCGCCAGGAGGTTCGGGAAGCCGGCCGGCAGGACCACCGGCTCGTCGTCGGAGCCGTCGTAGGTGGGCTTGAAGTCGACCGCGTCCTCTTCGATGCCGTCCAGCAGCAGGGTCGCGGCCGCCGTGAGCTTGGCCTCGGTGTAGCGCATGGCCGCGGCGTTATCGCCGTCGATGTTGCCGAAGTTGCCCTGGCCGTCGACCAGCGGATAGCGCTGGGCGAACGACTGGGCCATGCGCACGAGGGTGTCGTAGATCGCCTGGTCGCCGTGCGGGTGGTAGCCGCCCATCACCTCGCCGACCACCTTGGCGCACTTGCGCGCGGCGTTCTCGGGGTTCAGCCGCATCTCGCGCATGGCGTAGAGCACGCGGCGCTGCACGGGCTTGAGGCCGTCGCGCACGTCGGGCAGCGCCCGGTCGGTGATGACGGACAGGGCGTAGGCGAGGTAGCGGCGCGACAGGGCCTCGGACAGCGGCTCGTCGATGATCCGGTCGGGCTCGGCCCCGCCGGGCGGTGCGGTGTGGACGGTCATGGGCGTCTCTTAGCAAGGCGCGGGATTCGGGGCGACGTCGCAGCGCGCCGCAGGCGCGGGTTCGTGGACCGCCTAGAACGGCAGCGGGGCGAGGTCGGGGTCGGCCCAGGCGCGGCGGGCCTCGGGGCTGAACAGGCGCTCGCGGGACCAGTGCGCCAGCGGCCAGTCCGAGCGGCCGAGGGGGCCCGCCAGCAGCTCGGCCAGGATCGCCGAGAGGCTGGCGTGCGGCCGGGCCGCCAGGTGCGCCTGGGCGGCGCGAAGGGAGGCCAGGGTTATGGTCTCGTGGTAGCCGGCGGTGTCGGTGTTCTCGCCCCCGGTGGCCTCGTTGTAGGCGCGGATCAGGCCCGGCATCTCGGCGAAGGCGTCGCGCCCCGGGCGGGTGAGCAGCCACAGCGCCGCCGCCCAGTGGGCGGCGTGGGTCCATTCGGCCTTCGGCAGGGCCCGGGCGGCCATGCCCTCGCCGATGCGGGCGATGTCGTCGTCGGTGTAGGTCGTCGTCATGTCGAGCGTCCTGAAGGCTCGGCGAAGGCCATGAAAAAACCCCGCCGGAGCGGGGTTTGCGGGGTCGGTTCGTGAAGCCGGAAGCGTCAGGGACAGACAGGCGCAAACACCGCCGCGGGGCGGAGCTGTTGCTGCTGGATCCGGTTGAGCTTCGTCGTCACGGCCGCGCAGATAACGGCGTTCTCGACTGGAGGCAAGCCCCTGCGGTCAGCGCATATGGGTCCCGGTCTTCGCCTCCGGCGAAACCGGGATGACAAGTCGAGGGAAACTACAGCCGTCCCGCTTCGGAGAGGCGGTCGAGGAGCCAGAGGCGCGCGGGCGGCAGGGGCCGGTTCAAGGGGCCGAAGATGAAGGCCTCCAGGAAGTGGCCGGTGAGCGCCAGGCCGGCGGCGACGTCGCCGGCGCGCAGGCCGCCCTGGGCCGAGAGCAGGAATGGCGGCAGCGCCAGCAGGCGGTCCTTGTAGGGCTCGCCCGCCTGGCGGCTGACGGCGCGGCCGGTGCGCGGGCTGACCCAGACGAGATCGTCGGTGATCCCGGTGGCGGCGCACTTTGAGAGGTCGAGGCCGAAGCCCAGGTCCTGCAGCAGCCCCGCCTCGAAGCGGACGAAGACCGCGGGCCAGACGTCCGGATGGGTCAGCGCGCCGGTCAGCGCCTCGAAGGCTAGGAAGGCGCCCGGATGCGGCTCGCGCTCGGGCAGCGCGCCCGCGGCGACCGCGGCGGCGGCCGAAAGGCCCGACAGCGCCAGGGGATCGTCGAACAGGGCCGCCGGCCCCTCCCCAACCGGCTCGATGGCGGCCGAACCGAGCTGGTCCGAGACCCGCGCGCGGTAGCGGGCGATCACCCGCGCGCCCGGCTGCAGGAAGGGCCGCACCTTGCGCGAGGCGCCGCCGGCCACGTGGGCGGCGTACCTGCCGTGGGCCGAGGTGAGCAGCTCGACGATGGCGCCCGTCTCGCCGTGGGCGCGGGCGGCCAGCACGAAGGCGTCGTCCTCGAATTCCATCAGCGGGCCGCGGCCGCTTCGATGAGCGGCCGCCACGACGGTTCGACCGGCAGGCCGAACACCTCGCGCAGGACCCGTTCGATCCCGCCGGCGTCCAGGATCTCGTGGGCCGTCTCGCCCCCGCGCGGCCGGACGGTGAAGCGGTTGAACAGCAGCCCGTAACGCGCCTCGGGCGTCGTGCGGGCGGCCAGGAGGTTGTGGCGGAAATGGCTGGTCGGATGGGTGGAGGTGAACCAGTTGGCCATCTCGTAGTCGCGCGGGACGCAGGGGCTGGGCCCGATGTCGTAGGCCGGGACCCAGCCGGCCTCTCGCAGCACCTCCAGACGCAGGTCCTCGACCACCGGCGCCAGGCGGTAGCGGTCGTGGTCGGTCGCCTGTTCGACGCCGGCCTCGTAGCGGAGCGGCGCCGTCAGCACGCAGCCGCCGAAGCCCACGTCCACCAGCCAGGGCTCGCCCTCGGCCAGCACCTTCAGGACCATGTGGGTGCGCGGCTGGTCCGGCGCGCCCGGCGGCATGTTCCAGCGGACGCGGGCCGCGAGGCCCTCCACCTCGTAGCCGAGGGCCGCCAGGACCCGCCGGAAGAGGCCGTTGTGCTCGAAGCAGTAGCCGCCCCGGCGGGCGTGGATCAGCTTGGCGTCCACGGCCTGGGGCGAGATGTCGATCCCGCGGTCCAGCAGGCAGTCGACAGCCTCGAACGGGATAGCCGCGGGATGCAGGGCGTGCAGCTCGCGCAGGGTCTGAAGCGTCGGCTCGCGAGAGCCGGCGTAGCCGATGCGGGCGAAGTAGGCGTCGAGGTCGACCATCTGGTGAGAGCTAGGCTCTCACACGTCGTAGTCCAGGCCCAGCGGGCCGTAGAACTCGCGCTTGTCGGCCCAGCGCTCGTCCACGGCCACGTGCAGGAAGAGGTGCACGGGGCGGTCGAGAATGGCGGTCAGCTCCTCGCGGGCCTTCTGGCCGATCCACTTCAGGGTCTGGCCGCCCTTGCCCAGGACGATGGGCCGCTGGCCCTCGCGCTCGACGAAGATGGTCTGCTCGATGCGCACGCCGCCGTCGCCGTCGGGGGGCGCGGGCCTCTCCTCGAACTTCGTCGTCTCGACGGTGGCCGAATAGGGCAGCTCCTCGTGCAGGCGCAGGTAGAGCTTCTCGCGGGTGATCTCGGCCGCCAGCAGGCGGGCCGGCAGGTCGGCGGTCTGGTCCTCGGGGTAGAACCAGGGGTTGTCGGGCATCAGGGCCGCGAGCCTGGCCTTCAGGTCCTCCACGCCCGAGCCGGAGGTCGCCGAGACCATGAAGACCTCGTCGTAAACGCCCGTATCGAAGAGGGTTTTGGAGATATCGAGCAGCGCCTCGCGCTTGACCGCGTCGATCTTGTTCAGCGCCAGGATCACCTTACGGCCGGATTTCTTCAGGCCCTCGACGATGGAGTCCACGTCGGCCTGGGCCTTGCGGTCGGCGGGCTTGTCGCCGAGTTGGGCGGCGGCGTCGACCAGGTGGACGACGGCGTCGGCGTCCTCGGCCCCGCCCCAGGCGGCGCGGACCATGGCCCGGTCCAGCCGGCGGCGCGGCTGGAAGATCCCGGGGGTGTCGACCAGCACGATCTGGGCGTCGCCCGCGATGGCCACGCCGCGCACGGGAAAGCGCGTCGTCTGCACCTTCTGGGTGACGATCGAGACCTTGGCCCCGACCAGTCGGTTGGTCAGGGTGGACTTGCCCGCATTGGGCGCGCCGATGATGGCGCAGAAACCGGCGCGGCTCATTCTCCGACCTTTCCGGGCTCGGGCCCTTCGCGCTTCAGCAGCATGCACTGGGCCGCGGCCTTCTCGGCGGCCTGGCGCGAGCGGCCCTCGCCGCGCTCGGCGCCGAAGCCCGCCACCTGCACCTCGACCGTGAAGGACGGGGCGTGCGGCGGCCCTTCCTGGGAGACGATCTCGTAGGTCGGCAACGGCAGGCCCATGCCCTGCACCCACTCCTGGAGCTGGGTCTTGGGATCCTTGGCCCGCGGCTCGTCGAGCCTGGCGAACTCCTCGTCCCAGAACTTGAGGAAGAACGCGCGGGCGGTCTCGAGGCCCCCGTCGATGTAGAGCGCCGCGATCAGCGCCTCGCAGGCGTCGCCGAGGACCGCGTCGGACTTGCGCGCGCCGACCTTGGTGGCCGAGGCCGACAGGCGCAGCGCCTCCTGCAGGCCGGCCCGCTTCGCCGCCCGGGCGCAGGCATGGTAGTTCACGAGGCTGGCCAGCAGCCGGCTCATCTCGCCCTCGCGGGCGTCGGGATCGAGGGCCATCAGCCGCTCGGCGGCGCACAGGTTCAGCACCCGGTCCCCGAGGAACTCCAGGCGCTCGTTGTGACGCACGGCGCGGGCGCCGTCGCCGACGCTGGCGTGGGTCAGCGCCCGTTCCAGCAGGTCGCGGTCGGTGAAGACGTAGCCGATGCGCCGCTCGAGTTCGGCGACGGCGGCCGCACGGGCGTTCATGGACTAGTGCAGGACCTTGAAGAAGCGGCTGGGCCGGGCGTCGAGCACCCAGGTCCAGGGCTTGAAGACCGAGGCCTCGGGCTCCCAGGACAGGAGGACGATCTGGGCCTTGCCGACCAGGTTCTCGGCCGGGACGAAGCCGACGCCGCCGGCGCCGGGCGGAACGCGGCTGTCCATCGAGTTGTCGCGGTTGTCGCCCAGCATGAAGTAGTGGCCCTCGGGGACCACGAACTGCTCGGTGTCGTCGAGGTCGCCGTCGGTCCCGAAGTCCTGGGTGGCGAAAGAGGCGCCGTTCACGGTCTCGCGGTACTGGGCCACCTCGCGGACGAAGCCGCCCATGTCGGTGCGGGCCGGCGGCAGCGGCTGGCGCTCGACCAGGGCGCCGTTCACGTAGAGCAGGCCGTCCTTCATCTGGACGCGGTCGCCCGGCAGGCCGATCACCCGCTTGACGTAGTCGGTGCGGTTGTCGCTGGGCAGTTTGAAGACCACCACGTCGCCGCGCTCGGGCGAGCCGCCGAAGATACGCCCCTCGAACAGCGGCGGGCTGAAGGGGATGGAGTGCTTCGAGTAGCCGTAGGACCACTTGGAGACGATGATGTAGTCGCCCTCGTACAGGTTCGGCTCCATCGAGGCCGAGGGGATGGTGAAGGGCTGGAAGAACACCACGCGCAGAACGAGCGCGATCAGCAGCGCGTAGACCACCGTCTTGACGATCTCGACGAACTCGTTCGCCGCGCCGGATTTTTCGGGGCTGTGCGCGCTCTGCACGTTCTCGCTCATGAAACGTCCCTGGTGGGCCCCGGCGGGCCGGAGCGAAGCGTTGGGTAGACGCTGGATA
The Phenylobacterium zucineum HLK1 genome window above contains:
- a CDS encoding serine hydrolase domain-containing protein translates to MTAVALVLAPAHGTWAAPKKAPAALELSQAVAPEAVGFDSARLARLDAYMAKVVESGRVAGMTTFLARHGKVVSFKTYGKKSLATGEPMTPDTIFRIYSMTKPVTGVAMMILFEEGRWRLDDPVTRYVPEFKDLKVLKGVDGNGQPILEDLGRPPTMREVMAHTAGFGYGLAEEHPVDKLYREKQVLSASSTHEMIQRTAQIPLAFQPGTQWRYSSSVDIQGYIVEKLTGQRLGDFMAERIFRPLRMPDTAFHVPAEKAGRLAAVYVGNKETGRIEEAKALFGGDLPTYLEPPPWDSGGGGLVSTTMDYARFAQMIANKGELDGVRILSPASVEMMGTNMIPKEVLVSSNGTTGARFNEAVGFGLDFMVVNEPRAAGTLEGKGSMSWGGAAGTWFWVDPTNDVVFVGMIQRFGGSGGDDLGAMARTLTYQALVNPER
- a CDS encoding flavodoxin family protein, which encodes MKRLLIVWHSRTGTAQAMAAAAEEAARAEAGVDVRRLRAAEAEAAHLLDADGYLFAAPENLAALSGEMKEFLDRTYYPCLERLNGRPYAALIAAGSDGDGAARQLARICTGWRLKAVAEPYILNMRAQTPEAILAQKHPTEADLAPARERGAGLAAGLAMGVF
- a CDS encoding M10 family metallopeptidase C-terminal domain-containing protein yields the protein MRPATMEDFRPSGGSPDTSSPLHPSLSGFTPIGAALPAADGQPPIRFLDSFSTEVLDVYGFTLQAGVTYTFAQRPAAAGGMEDPYLLLADSGGNVIAADDDGGFGRSSMITFTPTATGTYLVAPSSWYHLDPGAPGYPDYRDAGGYTLDVWVSNPATDAPATLGGAFEATVGTTYGHLDAPGDRDMYRVELTGGQFYTFTYAGGIAGSGEYPAYLPGENIGILRLYDADGVQIGAAVNYETGLGFMPEEDGTYYLRVEGYEAAMTGGYTLDIAAADPTDYDPLESLNWDSANNIPTVMVDGVPTAYVYFAAAEEGGFGEVESDGVTPITTYGWEDFQIEGVMRALQEYTPITGINYVRTDDIEQATFRLVTTVNQDFGAKFYPQDPGLGDLQGLGIFNLISGGFTAPASLQPGGFSFGVVLHEFGHAHGVAHPHDNGGGSEIMLGVSDSSSLGIYDLNQGVYTVMSYNDGWQTHPDGTLEFSSKTWGSGWSGTLGAFDIAVLQARYGVHAHNAGDDVYQIESLQRWSYYQTIWDTGGTDTIAYSGGRDAHIDLLAATLDYTPTGGGVVSFVNGVFGGFTIAGGVVIENATGGQGDDALMGNAVGNLLKGGTGDDTLIGRAGDDRLMGETGQDDLRGGEGADTLEGGTGTDTLHGGEGDDVLIGGTGKDVFVFTEAGTETIADYQKGELIDLSGLEDVTFADVSWTATAITVDLDGDADLIILVGSTRGLAQGDFLFG
- a CDS encoding ParA family protein, whose protein sequence is MPNVVFISPKGGAGKTTAAVALALGLVERGQRVAMIDADPNKPLVRWAELPNRCEGISVHPAPTVPDIRDAAREAQRRAPDWILLDTEGTERGAVVLAALRPDLVLTPLAGSQLDLAEAIKAAEMVRAFGRRGGREVPHRALLTRVPAAIKPKMLRSVVEQLRAAGVKILPTPLLEKEAFRALFHIGAGFEALEMNGVFGAAAARQNTAAYVADVTALVGPAEPGARAPAAEARAF
- a CDS encoding hemolysin family protein, coding for MLLLATTVVFLLILLNGLFAMSELAVVSSRRARLQGRAERGDRGARAALRLAEEPTRFLSAVQVGITLIGILAGAFGQATIAGELDTRLETIAWLAPWSEQIATGVVVVLLTYFSLILGELVPKRLALIHPEAIAAIVARPLAVMAKAMGPFVTLLTFSTATVLGLLRVRDRDGTAVTQEEVESVLAEGTGAGVIEPQEEAMMHEVMRLGDRPVRVAMTPRMDVYWVSAEADAAALREEVRACPYSRFVLVKGQDFDSPLGVVHKRDVADALLAGGPLDLSALAQEPLYIPETTSMLRALEQFKASKNHMAFVVDEFGGLEGILTPTDLLEMIAGDLPEEHDSPAAAIAALPDGSFLVDGRVDIVELNEALETDFEAGSYHTVAGLVLDRLERLPEPGEVVRIGRFEAEVLQMDARRIDKIRLRPLPGARREPGV